Proteins from one Antennarius striatus isolate MH-2024 chromosome 12, ASM4005453v1, whole genome shotgun sequence genomic window:
- the LOC137605364 gene encoding aryl hydrocarbon receptor-like, with amino-acid sequence MYAGRKRRKPVQRAVKQPPAEGAKSNPSKRHRDRLNGELERLASLLPFPEEVTATLDKLSILRLSVSFLRAKNFFSVTLDGQNGATPAGGGGDDGKTGAALEARIPEGDLLLEALNGFVLVITAGGTIFYSSHTIQDYLGFHQTDVMHQSVYELVHTEDQQELRRNLHWALNPPAAAASAVSQDSPREVEPDSSSSLLTYKPEQLPPENSSFLERNFMCRFRCLLDNSSGFLALNIQGRLKFLHGQNQRQENGGKVPSQLALFAIATPLQPPSILEIRTKNMIFRTKHKLDFTPLACDAKGKIVLGYTEAELRVRGSGYQFIHAADMLYCAENHVRMMKTGESGLTVFRLLTKENRWKWVQANARLVYKNGKPDYIIATQRPLLDEEGGEHLRKRSMHLPFTYATGEALLYQSTHPIAGFRDEHHEKNGNKSKKTRTDRLARDGLDPGSLLGALMSQDESVYVCQPALEPKMSFHSSFFADQMGLADSEPSSLHRSWNAPANGVLGPGITQLPASASFDPLLATLDSLSLEGQGVVDLEDGGCSNGELFGALEGLGLSAEDLELLLLDERMIRVEMDPERVPTLEDLLTNDEILSYIYDTIEGKIDGTVPPSTSSATTTTIALPTSHPETDSHVQMQFPHHKPPVAEQAPILQLSQQMQNHLSMRSNKAVQGWSQQGERLTNGMVNGDLFGHNQPIPNGQWGAQEILANTGVPLEHYDTQLTLFNGKTSEGDGALHQRYLQPGKEDLLSQQCHAKHKASNLNGLHGVANGAEHPCGKTLWEDYDFSQTVGGSQKPLTNGPLDPSMDYSMSDVNSADYTVGGTSLFGRRGAESAVPSFQQQEQIPVPLVQVISSLSQCPPPPPNASLEQILGGVGKSCRQMEHYGMVTPENPNGHCPNKMGPYVLPNRNGVAPPAVQLPIPETLSGLPDPPATGFYL; translated from the exons TCACCCTGGACGGTCAGAACGGGGCGACTCCGGCCGGTGGGGGCGGTGATGACGGGAAAACAGGAGCAGCGCTGGAGGCCAGGATCCCTGAAGgcgacctgctgctggag GCTCTCAACGGATTCGTCCTGGTCATCACCGCCGGCGGGACCATCTTCTACTCGTCTCACACCATCCAGGACTACCTGGGCTTCCACCAG ACGGACGTGATGCACCAGAGCGTGTACGAACTGGTCCACACCGAGGACCAGCAGGAGCTCCGGAGGAACCTGCACTGGGCCCTGAACCCTCCGGCGGCGGCCGCGTCCGCCGTCAGCCAGGACTCCCCCCGAG AGGTGGAACCGGACAGCAGCTCCTCTTTGCTCACCTACAAACCCGAACAGCTTCCTCCAGAGAACTCCTCCTTCCTGGAGAGGAACTTCATGTGTCGCTTCCGCTGCCTGTTGGACAACTCATCCGGCTTCCTG GCGCTGAACATCCAGGGCAGACTCAAGTTTCTACACGGCCAGAACCAGCGGCAGGAAAACGGAGGGAAGGTCCCGTCTCAGCTCGCTCTGTTCGCCATCGCCACACCCCTGCAGCCGCCGTCCATCCTGGAGATCAGGACCAAGAACATGATCTTCAGAACCAAACACAAGCTGGACTTCACGCCATTGGCCTGCGATGCAAA AGGGAAGATCGTGTTGGGGTACACGGAGGCGGAGCTGCGGGTTCGAGGGTCCGGCTATCAGTTCATCCACGCGGCGGACATGTTGTACTGCGCCGAGAACCACGTCAGAA TGATGAAGACAGGAGAAAGTGGTCTGACTGTGTTCAGGCTCCTCACCAAGGAGAATCGATGGAAGTGGGTCCAGGCTAACGCCAGGCTGGTATACAAGAACGGCAAACCGGACTACATCATCGCCACCCAGAGGCCTCTTCT GGACGAGGAGGGTGGTGAACACTTACGGAAGCGCTCCATGCATCTCCCCTTCACCTACGCCACCGGCGAGGCGCTGCTCTACCAGTCCACCCACCCCATCGCTGGTTTCAGGGACGAACATCACGAGAAAAACGGCAACAAGTCGAAGAAGACCCGGACGGACCGGCTGGCGAGGGACGGTCTGGACCCGGGTTCTCTTCTGGGGGCGCTCATGAGTCAGGACGAGTCGGTGTATGTCTGCCAGCCCGCCCTGGAGCCCAAAATGTCCTTCCACAGCAGCTTCTTCGCAGACCAGATGGGCCTCGCCGACTCCGAACCGTCCAGCCTCCATCGGAGCTGGAACGCACCTGCCAACGGCGTCCTGGGTCCTGGGATCACGCAGCTGCCTGCGAGCGCCAGCTTTGACCCGCTGTTGGCCACTCTGGACTCCCTGTCCCTGGAGGGGCAGGGGGTGGTGGATTTGGAGGACGGGGGTTGCTCCAACGGGGAGTTGTTCGGAGCTCTGGAAGGGTTGGGGCTGAGCGCCGAGGActtggagctgctgctgctggacgagCGGATGATCCGAGTGGAGATGGACCCGGAACGCGTGCCCACCTTGGAAGACCTGCTGACCAACGACGAGATCCTGTCGTATATCTACGACACAATCGAGGGGAAGATTGACGGAACGGTACCTCCCAGCACCTCCTCAGCAACAACCACCACCATCGCTCTTCCTACAAGTCATCCCGAGACTGACTCTCATGTACAAATGCAGTTCCCCCACCATAAGCCCCCAGTGGCGGAGCAGGCTCCCATCCTCCAGCTCTCCCAGCAGATGCAAAACCACCTCAGCATGAGATCCAACAAGGCGGTGCAGGGCTGGAGCCAGCAGGGGGAGCGTTTGACCAACGGGATGGTCAACGGAGACCTGTTCGGCCACAATCAACCAATCCCCAACGGGCAATGGGGGGCCCAAGAAATTCTAGCCAACACTGGGGTCCCGCTGGAACACTATGACACACAACTGACTCTGTTCAATGGTAAAACCTCAGAAGGGGACGGCGCCCTTCATCAGCGCTACCTTCAGCCCGGGAAGGAGGACCTTCTCTCACAGCAGTGCCACGCCAAACACAAGGCGTCCAACCTCAACGGACTTCACGGCGTCGCCAACGGTGCCGAGCATCCATGCGGAAAGACTCTCTGGGAGGACTACGACTTCAGCCAGACTGTGGGCGGCAGCCAGAAACCTTTGACCAACGGCCCTCTGGATCCTTCCATGGATTATAGCATGTCTGATGTCAACAGCGCGGATTATACCGTCGGCGGCACCTCCTTGTTCGGGAGGAGAGGAGCCGAGTCAGCGGTTCCATCAttccagcagcaggagcagatCCCGGTCCCGTTGGTCCAGGTCATCTCCAGCCTGTCCCAGtgccctccccctcctcccaaCGCCTCCTTGGAGCAGATCCTGGGTGGGGTGGGCAAATCTTGCCGGCAGATGGAGCACTACGGAATGGTGACCCCTGAGAACCCGAACGGTCACTGTCCCAATAAG ATGGGTCCGTATGTCCTACCCAATCGCAACGGagtggcgccccctgctgtccaGCTGCCCATCCCCGAGACTCTGTCCGGCCTGCCGGACCCCCCAGCCACCGGATTctacctctga